One stretch of Malus domestica chromosome 14, GDT2T_hap1 DNA includes these proteins:
- the LOC114821043 gene encoding alpha-mannosidase I MNS5: MLPRKCATWVLLFFLISPTLINLSTSASPSDPRWAAKKRRLRDKVRKMFYHAYDNYMIHAFPHDELKPLSKSFTDSLSELGNLKLEHLPQGYSGSALSLIESLSSLVIMGNNTEFESAIIWLADNLKFNVDVRVNLFECNIRVLGGLVSAHLLASDSSNRLGQGVYKNQLLTLAEDLGKRFLPAFNTPTGLPYAWINLKYGVMENETTETSTSGCGSLILEMGALSRLTGDPKYESAALRALRKLWGMRSSLNLLGTTLDVSTGEWLEYSSGIGAGVDSFYEYLFKAHILFGKEEFWRMFHSAYIAVQKYFRHGPWYHEADMRTGKATYWQLTSLQAFWPGLQVLVGDIAAANSSHREFFHVWEKFGVIPERYLLDHQMLHPTEKYYPLRPELAESTFYLYQATKDPWYIEVGESIVNSLNLYTKVEGGFASIRDVTTMQLEDHQHSFFLAETCKYLFLLFDDSFLVEQNYIFTTEGHPLPVLSSWHDRLPETYIHSNRTSLKAGNQARRTSAMSMQVCPTTMNSWECGGQQAESACHVPDARSDHRCLTDDECGVDSTNCRRRSCSIAGYCGLWLFI; the protein is encoded by the exons ATGTTGCCGCGCAAATGCGCGACATGGGTTCTTCTCTTCTTTCTGATCTCTCCCACCCTCATAAACTTATCGACCTCCGCATCGCCGTCCGATCCCCGTTGGGCAGCTAAGAAGCGACGCCTCAGAGATAAAGTCCGTAAGAT GTTTTATCATGCATACGACAACTACATGATACATGCATTTCCG CATGATGAGCTAAAGCCACTGAGTAAAAGTTTCACTGACTCTCTTAGTGAACTTGGAAATCTGAAG CTTGAACACCTACCACAAGGCTACAGTGGATCGGCTCTGAGTCTTATAGAATCATTGTCCAG CCTTGTCATTATGGGAAACAACACTGAATTTGAAAGCGCAATTATTTGGCTTGCTGACAATTTGAAGTTCAATGTTGATGTGAGGGTAAATCTTTTTGAG TGCAACATAAGAGTGCTTGGAGGACTTGTTTCTGCTcatttacttgcaagtgattcTTCAAACAGGCTGGGTCAAGGAGTTTACAAGAATCAGCTGCTTACTTTGGCCGAGGACTTAGGGAAACGCTTCCTACCTGCATTTAACACGCCGACGGGGTTGCCGTATGCATGGATTAACTTAAAG TATGGAGTGATGGAGAATGAGACTACTGAAACAAGCACTTCAGGATGTG GTTCCCTAATTCTGGAAATGGGAGCATTGTCCCGATTGACTGGAGACCCCAAATACGAATCTGCAGCTTTACGTGCTCTTCGTAAATTATGGGGCATGCGTAGTTCCTTGAATCTACTTGGTACAACGCTGGATGTATCAACTGGGGAATGGCTTGAGTACTCATCTGGGATTGGAGCTG GGGTTGATTCATTTTATGAGTATCTATTTAAGGCCCACATACTTTTCGGAAAGGAGGAGTTCTGGAGAATGTTTCATTCTGCTTATATTGCTGTGCAGAAATATTTCAGACATGGTCCATG GTACCATGAAGCTGATATGAGGACAGGAAAAGCAACTTATTGGCAGCTTACTAGCCTTCAGGCATTTTGGCCTGGCCTACAG GTTCTTGTTGGCGATATTGCAGCCGCAAATTCTTCACACCGTGAATTTTTCCATGTATGGGAAAAGTTTGGAGTAATACCAGAAAG GTATTTGTTGGACCATCAAATGTTGCATCCCACAGAAAAGTATTATCCTCTGCGCCCTGAATTGGCTGAGTCAACGTTCTACTTGTATCAAGCAACTAAAG ACCCATGGTACATTGAAGTGGGGGAGTCAATTGTAAATTCTCTGAACTTATACACAAAAGTGGAAGGAGGTTTTGCTAGCATTAGAGATGTCACAACTATGCAGTTGGAAGATCATCAGCATAGTTTCTTCCTTGCTGAGAC gtgcAAGTATCTATTTCTTTTGTTCGACGATTCATTTTTGGTTGAACAAAACTATATTTTCACAACCGAGGGTCACCCCCTTCCAGTGTTGAGTAGTTGGCATGACAGGCTTCCTGAGACTTACATCCATAGTAACCGGACTTCTCTCAAG GCCGGAAATCAAGCACGACGGACAAGTGCAATGTCTATGCAAGTATGTCCTACGACGATGAATTCGTGGGAATGCGGCGGCCAACAAGCTGAGAGTGCTTGCCACGTCCCAGATGCTCGTAGTGATCACAGGTGTCTAACAGACGATGAATGTGGAGTTGACTCAACTAATTGTAGACGAAGATCGTGTAGCATCGCTGGCTACTGCGGGCTATGGTTGTTCATATGA
- the LOC103438146 gene encoding peroxidase 41-like, producing the protein MAIAILLLLFFSIPFSESKLTKDYYKQTCPDFQKIVRDTASQKQAAQPTTAAGTLRLFVHDCLAEGCDGSVLIASNHLNKAERDAEINESLAGDGFEVVVRAKTALELTCPGIVSCADILAEATRDLVTMVGGPFYSVRLGRKDGQVSLASKVEGNLPRANQTVDELIKFFAARGFTIEEMVALTGGHTIGFSHCKEFTDRLFHYSKTTPTDPEINPKYAEALKMTCGNYTTNPAMAAFNDVITPGKFDNMYYQNLKRGLGLLASDHALAKDPRTKPFVELYSTDQAEFFKAFSHAMEKLGHHEIKTGHQGEVRRRCDAFNSLQA; encoded by the coding sequence ATGGCTATTGCCatacttcttcttctcttcttctccatTCCCTTCTCCGAATCGAAGCTCACCAAAGATTACTACAAGCAAACTTGTCCAGACTTTCAGAAGATTGTCAGAGACACCGCGTCCCAAAAGCAAGCCGCCCAACCCACCACCGCCGCAGGCACTCTCCGCCTCTTCGTCCACGACTGCTTAGCTGAGGGTTGTGACGGCTCCGTCCTCATTGCCTCCAACCATCTCAACAAGGCTGAGCGCGATGCTGAGATCAACGAATCCCTAGCAGGTGATGGTTTTGAGGTGGTAGTCCGTGCCAAGACCGCCCTGGAGCTCACCTGCCCAGGGATTGTCTCGTGCGCAGACATTCTCGCCGAGGCCACACGTGACCTTGTCACGATGGTTGGTGGACCTTTCTACTCCGTCCGGTTGGGACGAAAAGATGGACAGGTTTCCCTTGCGTCCAAGGTTGAGGGAAACTTGCCAAGAGCAAACCAAACCGTGGATGAGCTCATCAAATTCTTCGCCGCTAGGGGTTTCACAATTGAAGAAATGGTTGCCTTAACTGGTGGACACACAATTGGATTCTCTCATTGCAAGGAGTTCACTGACAGGCTTTTCCATTACAGCAAAACTACTCCAACAGACCCAGAAATCAACCCTAAATACGCCGAAGCCTTGAAGATGACATGCGGTAACTACACAACTAACCCCGCCATGGCTGCCTTCAACGACGTGATTACACCTGGAAAATTCGATAACATGTACTATCAGAATCTAAAGAGGGGCTTGGGGCTGCTGGCATCGGACCATGCACTTGCTAAGGACCCGAGGACGAAGCCTTTTGTGGAGTTGTACTCTACTGACCAGGCGGAGTTTTTCAAGGCTTTTTCTCATGCAATGGAGAAGCTTGGACATCATGAGATTAAGACCGGGCATCAGGGAGAGGTGAGGCGCAGGTGCGACGCGTTTAACTCGCTTCAGGCTTAG